In Alkalihalobacillus sp. AL-G, the genomic stretch CCTTCTCTTCTTCGCCTTTTTCCGCTAATGATTGATAAAGAGATAGCGATAATTCAAGTCCAGGCGTCAACATTTCCATATCCTTTGCTGATTCAAGCGCAATGCTCATATCTTTTATAAAATGTTTGATATAGAATCCAGGATCATAATCATCCCTAATCATTCGAGGAGCTAAGTTACTTAAGGACCAGCTACCTGCAGCACCAGTTGTAATACTCTCAAGCACTTTCAAAGGATCCAAACCTGCTTTTTCCGCATACACAATCGCTTCGCATACACCGATCATATTCGAAGCGATCGCAATCTGGTTGCACAGTTTAGTATGTTGCCCGGAACCTGCATTTCCCTGAAGAACGATATTTTCTCCCATCACGTCAAAGATTGGTTTTACGGCATCAAACACTTCCGGATCACCACCAACCATTATCGCCAACTTCCCGCTTTTAGCCCCGATATCACCACCGGACACAGGAGCATCAAGTGAATGGACATGTCTAGAATGCGCTTCTTCATAGATTTTTTCAGCCAAGGAAGGACTTGACGTAGTCATGTCGATGATATAAGAATTTGCAATCGCGTTCTTTATGATCCCTTTCTCTCCAAAGTATATTTCCTCTACATCACTTGGGTAACCGACCATAGAGATGGTGACATTTGCTTCAGAGGCAAGATCAGCTACAGAATCCTTCCATATGGCCCCTTTTTCGATAAGTTCTTCCGCCTTCGCTTTGGTTCGTGTATGTACAAGGACCGAATATCCTTCATTCAATAAGTTATTAGCCATGCTCTTTCCCATAACACCTGTTCCAACAAAACCTATCGTTGATAAATTTTCACTCACCACGATCAAACTCACCTCTCCATTCTACCATTACGATAACGATCCACACTTTCTCGTATCCTTGGATATCGTTTATTTGGTAACTTCTTCTTTTACCTTTTCTTCCTTTACTTTTAAAAGTTGTCGGAAGCCGAAGGTAATCCCTTTTACTTCGCCTTCATCATCATATAACATCCGTAAAGGAGCTTCAGAATCCTTTAGATCGACGACAAAAAGACTTTCACCAACAGCACGGATTGGATAGCTTTCGTCTAGAGTCGTAAACGTTAGTTTTCCTTCCTCGAGTCCAATCACTATTTGAGCACCTTCATTTGTCGTATATTGACCCGTATATTGAGGAAGGTGTTTTTCAGCAATCTCATAATCTTTGAATGTATTGTGTGTCGAGTCGACAGGAAGCCCTTGTATACAGTTCAAAGCAGATAACGCCAGTTTGTATGCAGGAACCCCTGCCAGGTTCGTGAGAATAATTCCAGATAACCCTTTTTCCGGGACCATCACCAGCTGTGAAGAAATCGCCTTTAGACTGCCACCATGCTCGACCAATTTTACACCATGAAAATCAGGTGTAATCATCAATCCGTAACCATAGTACCTCCCTGGTTCACATTCAACATAGGGTTCCGTCATTTGCTTGACGCTTTCTACAGAAAGAATTCTCGCTTTGCCAACTACACCAGCATTTTGGAAAATTCCAGCGTACTTCAGCATGTCTCGAACCGTTGATTTCAAAAAACCTGCCGCTCTCATCGATGGAGCATCCCACCAAATCGGAGCTGCGTATACTTCCTTTTTTCCGTCTTCATTTTTCGTCGCATAAAGGTTCGTTATATCGTGGTATCCTTCAAGATCATCCAAGTCAAATGTACTATTGTCCATCCCAGCCGGTTGCAAGATCTGTTCTTTTATATACATTTCATAGGATTTACCGCTGACTCGCTCGATAATTGCCCCGAGTAAGGCATAACCATCATTCGAATAACTGAATTCTGTCCCAGGTTTCCCTAGTAATTCAAACTCTGAATTAGCGATGAATTCCATTAACTCCTCGTATGTATCAATTGGCTCTTCCTTTTCCTTGTCCCATTTTAGTCCAGGATAATCCCCGACAGATGTATCTGATTCCATACTTCGTTTCATTGCAAAGACCAAAGAAGACAACGGTGGTAACCCGGAGGTATGTGTCATTAAGTGGTGAACTGTAATTTGCGGAATTCTTGTTTTATCAGGGGTTTGAAATTCCGGCAAATATTTTACGATTGGATCGTGAACCGATAACCTCCCTTGTTCTTGCAGCTGCATGATTGCTACACACGTAAAGGACTTCGTTACAGAGGCAATTCCAAACACCGTATCAGATGTTACACCCAGCTGTTTTTCAACATCACGATATCCAAACCCTTTCTCATACAAAGGCACCCCATCCCTTGCAAAACCGATGGCCGCACCTGGAAGTTCATATTTATTAATGACCTTTTCCACATATCCTTCAAACGAATCGATCCATCTCTTATTTTCCATCTACTATTCTCCCATCAATATTTAGATTTTGTTCTAATTTTCCGATAAAAGAATTGCTCACTTGTCCTGTTATATGGATTCAATCTTGTACTTCTCCATTGTCTGTATTCGGCACTATGTCGTGAGAATCCTTTCAAGGTTTGATGAAGAGCGTTAATGCTCGCATTATGTATAAATTTTACTATTTTTTCATAGGATAAAAAGGTGATGATAGTCTTGCGTCGAATTAACTAATTAACGATAAATATGGGGGTTATCGAATGTATAATCATCGTCAAGATATACCGTTTCATGATGTTCCGACATTTGAGAATATTAAAAACGACAATCATTTAAACGATTCTGTACTCGATTATCAAAATGGGGCTGTTCCTTCAAAGTTCCATTCCTACGATTACTCTATGGCTGTTCCTCTCGATCAAGTTCCATACAAGCCTCACGACGAATAGCAAATAATAGAGCCCTGGGCGTAACCCTGGGCTCTTTGCTTTTAAAATTGCTTTGCGATTGTTTTTGCTTTTTCAATTGCATCTTGTTTGATTTGTTCTGCCTTATCTGGCATTGCTGCATGTCCTTCTGCAATCAAGGATTCCATATCATTAACACCTAGAAAACTCATAACATTACGAATGTAACGGTCTCCCATTTCAAGTTCTGCTGCAGGACCTTCTGAATAAATCCCTCCACGAGCTTGAATGTGAAGTGCTTTTTTATCTCCTAAAAGCCCGACCGGCCCTTCTTCTGTATACTTGAACGTTTGACCCGCAATTGCCACTGTATCGATATACGCCTTCATTTTTGGTGGGACACTGAAGTTCCAGAGCGGTGTAACGAAAATGTATTTATCCGCATTTTTAAACTGTTCTGTAAGAGCATTGATTCGTCTTACCTTATCCTTTTCGTCGGCGGATAGCTCATCGTATGCCGTACCTTGCTGCAATTTTCCCCAGCCATTGAATACATCTGTATCGATATAAGGAATGTCATATTGGTAAAGATCCAGACGGATGACTTCATCTTCTGGATTCGCCTCTCTGTAGGCATTCACGAATTCTTCCCCTACAGAAAGTCCGAACGAATCCTCAACCGATTTTGGATTTGCTGAAATGTAAAGTACTTCTGCCATTTTGTATAGTTCCTCCTATATATGATTGATTAGTTACTTACTTTATGTAACGTAACAGTTAGTATACTATCACGTTTCCTATGTATTTCAAATTGATATGCTCAGAAAAAAGCTGGTGGCTCCAGCTTTTTAAAAAATCGGTAATCCGTCTAAATTATTGTCTCTCCGGTTATCGGGATTCGAACGAATATACGTTTCTCCATCCTCTTCCCTGACAACATTAACGCCTTCAATCATCTCATCATCGATTTCTTTGATCGCTTCTTCATAGGGCACTTCTCGGCCAGAGCTTGTCTGAAACATTTGAATTTTTCCATTGTCATCTTTTCGTACCGCTGTAAAACGTTCCTTTGCCATCAACTATCCCTCCTTTTGTTCTAGTGTTTTTCGAGCATTCATGAAATATACAGGTTGGGATTAGAAATTTGGAAGTTTATGATAAAATAAACATATAAAAGTATTGAAAAAGGGGGGACATAATGGACGGTTTTTGGGTCTTACTAGGTTTACTTGCACTTTTGGCTCTTCCAATCCTATGGGGGATAATAAAATCCAAGTTCGGAATCGGAAACCAATTTTATGGGGATGAAATGAATAAGAAAGCGTTCAAACGAACAAAACGTGATGAATCCTATGAAAAAACAACCTCTGCCTCAAGGGGGCAAGATGGTCCGTTTGGGAACGGTTGATCAAGCATACGATCGTAAAGCTGATATTTCCAAATAAAAAGAGCCAATTCAGGCTCTTTTCTATTGCTCATTCCTATTATAAATTGTTATCTAACGTTGTTGTTTCAGCATTTAGATTATCTTCTGGGTGATCTCCAATGACTTTACCGATTTTCCTGATCAATAAAAGAAAGCTGATTTCCATAATGAGGCTCAGAACAACAAAAACGACTGACAGGGCTATCAATAAATCGTTTGACAGGTTCATAGTAAACGATTGGAAAATAGTTAAAACAAACATTACGCTCATGTATATCTTGAACGTATTAGAAGCCCTTCTTATCAGGGATTCCGCTCCCAGGTTGTTAACGATTTTCATTAATAGCTGAAAAACATAAAACACGAGAATTAATTTTAGAATGCCAAGTACGATCATATACATTGGCCAAATTGAAAAGGCAGTTATCTGCCCGAACTGATTCAACGAAGTTGTTTGTTGAAGAAAGACAGTCGGGACAGATATGAAAATTATGAACATCGATAAGTTTTTTGCGTTTTTTCCAAATTGATAATCTTCAACAATTTTACTAATCCCTGAAAAAATAAAATAATAACCGATTGGATCAGGAAGGAGATCAATTGC encodes the following:
- a CDS encoding NAD(P)-dependent oxidoreductase, with translation MVSENLSTIGFVGTGVMGKSMANNLLNEGYSVLVHTRTKAKAEELIEKGAIWKDSVADLASEANVTISMVGYPSDVEEIYFGEKGIIKNAIANSYIIDMTTSSPSLAEKIYEEAHSRHVHSLDAPVSGGDIGAKSGKLAIMVGGDPEVFDAVKPIFDVMGENIVLQGNAGSGQHTKLCNQIAIASNMIGVCEAIVYAEKAGLDPLKVLESITTGAAGSWSLSNLAPRMIRDDYDPGFYIKHFIKDMSIALESAKDMEMLTPGLELSLSLYQSLAEKGEEEKGTQALIKWFQQK
- a CDS encoding serine hydrolase, with the translated sequence MENKRWIDSFEGYVEKVINKYELPGAAIGFARDGVPLYEKGFGYRDVEKQLGVTSDTVFGIASVTKSFTCVAIMQLQEQGRLSVHDPIVKYLPEFQTPDKTRIPQITVHHLMTHTSGLPPLSSLVFAMKRSMESDTSVGDYPGLKWDKEKEEPIDTYEELMEFIANSEFELLGKPGTEFSYSNDGYALLGAIIERVSGKSYEMYIKEQILQPAGMDNSTFDLDDLEGYHDITNLYATKNEDGKKEVYAAPIWWDAPSMRAAGFLKSTVRDMLKYAGIFQNAGVVGKARILSVESVKQMTEPYVECEPGRYYGYGLMITPDFHGVKLVEHGGSLKAISSQLVMVPEKGLSGIILTNLAGVPAYKLALSALNCIQGLPVDSTHNTFKDYEIAEKHLPQYTGQYTTNEGAQIVIGLEEGKLTFTTLDESYPIRAVGESLFVVDLKDSEAPLRMLYDDEGEVKGITFGFRQLLKVKEEKVKEEVTK
- a CDS encoding FMN-dependent NADH-azoreductase, producing MAEVLYISANPKSVEDSFGLSVGEEFVNAYREANPEDEVIRLDLYQYDIPYIDTDVFNGWGKLQQGTAYDELSADEKDKVRRINALTEQFKNADKYIFVTPLWNFSVPPKMKAYIDTVAIAGQTFKYTEEGPVGLLGDKKALHIQARGGIYSEGPAAELEMGDRYIRNVMSFLGVNDMESLIAEGHAAMPDKAEQIKQDAIEKAKTIAKQF
- a CDS encoding DUF3892 domain-containing protein; amino-acid sequence: MAKERFTAVRKDDNGKIQMFQTSSGREVPYEEAIKEIDDEMIEGVNVVREEDGETYIRSNPDNRRDNNLDGLPIF